One window of the bacterium genome contains the following:
- a CDS encoding ABC transporter ATP-binding protein, protein MSQLAAPPPMVQATSVSKWFGDLVAVSDVSFSIGAGVTALLGPNGAGKSTMLRMMCGLAKPSNGSVTVLGLNPRADVAVLGRIGMAPQQESLLDYLSGREFVELAAQLHHVDNPVEAARRAIQTVELDPDDPRKLSTYSKGMRQRIKLAQAIVHDPLVIALDEPLTGLDPRQRREMIQLFHRLGSEGKCVIVSSHVLDEVERFGSRVLVIAQGRLAAEGDFREIRNLMDDRPLRISIRTDQPRALAIALLDRGVISGCRLEGTEAVVVDTTDPAAFRRAVAPAARDQDASLLELRPLDDDLESVFRYLVGQ, encoded by the coding sequence ATGAGCCAACTGGCCGCGCCTCCACCCATGGTGCAGGCCACCAGCGTGTCCAAGTGGTTCGGCGACTTGGTGGCGGTTTCCGACGTGAGCTTCTCCATCGGCGCCGGGGTTACCGCCCTGCTGGGCCCCAACGGTGCGGGCAAGTCCACCATGCTGCGGATGATGTGCGGCTTGGCCAAGCCCTCCAACGGTTCAGTGACCGTGCTGGGTCTGAACCCCCGCGCCGATGTCGCCGTTCTGGGCCGTATCGGCATGGCCCCCCAGCAGGAATCGCTGCTCGACTACCTGAGCGGTCGAGAGTTTGTGGAACTGGCCGCCCAATTGCACCACGTTGACAACCCGGTAGAGGCGGCCCGCAGAGCTATCCAGACGGTGGAGCTCGATCCCGACGATCCCCGAAAGCTGTCCACCTATTCCAAGGGCATGCGCCAGCGCATCAAGTTGGCCCAGGCCATTGTCCACGATCCTCTGGTGATCGCCCTCGACGAGCCCCTCACCGGCCTCGATCCCCGACAGAGGCGGGAAATGATCCAGCTATTCCACCGGCTGGGGTCGGAAGGCAAATGCGTGATCGTGTCCAGCCACGTTCTCGATGAGGTGGAGCGGTTTGGCTCTCGGGTGCTGGTGATCGCCCAGGGGCGCCTGGCCGCCGAGGGCGACTTCCGCGAGATCCGCAACCTGATGGACGACCGGCCGCTGCGCATCAGCATCCGCACCGATCAGCCCCGAGCGCTGGCCATTGCTCTGTTAGACCGCGGCGTTATTTCTGGGTGCCGATTGGAAGGGACCGAGGCCGTGGTGGTGGACACAACCGATCCGGCCGCCTTCCGCCGAGCAGTAGCCCCAGCAGCCCGCGATCAAGATGCCTCGCTGCTGGAGCTGCGCCCGCTCGATGACGACTTGGAAAGCGTCTTCCGATACCTGGTGGGCCAGTGA
- a CDS encoding 2,4'-dihydroxyacetophenone dioxygenase family protein has product MLDMMVAPTAQHIGEDDLPWAYGEDGIGLKVLQIKESEGLWVIKNQFPPGYSVQTHKHTGQVFAYTSAGAWGYKESDFLNRAGSFLYEPAGSIHTLYTPDDNTETTEVFFAIWGANLNMDADGNIESITDGQTVLMGYYFMLEAQGTPRPNNILVE; this is encoded by the coding sequence ATGCTCGACATGATGGTTGCCCCCACCGCCCAGCACATCGGCGAAGACGATCTCCCCTGGGCCTACGGCGAAGACGGCATCGGGCTCAAGGTGCTCCAAATCAAAGAGAGCGAGGGGCTGTGGGTGATCAAGAACCAGTTCCCGCCGGGCTACTCGGTGCAGACCCACAAGCACACCGGTCAGGTGTTCGCCTACACCAGCGCCGGGGCCTGGGGCTACAAAGAGAGCGATTTCCTGAACCGGGCCGGGTCGTTCCTCTATGAGCCAGCCGGCTCGATCCACACCCTGTACACCCCCGACGACAACACCGAGACCACCGAGGTTTTCTTCGCCATTTGGGGCGCCAACCTGAACATGGACGCCGACGGCAACATCGAGAGCATCACCGACGGCCAAACCGTGCTGATGGGCTATTACTTCATGCTCGAAGCCCAGGGCACCCCCCGGCCCAACAACATCCTGGTGGAGTAG
- a CDS encoding ABC transporter permease subunit yields the protein MTEARIHDRGYLAYGGLRHGTRRAMMNLSYHTVQRVLGLKRSNWQKVLPALTLLIAFIPAIVFIGIAAFLPRGEELGLDSTADYYGFITGALFLFTAFVAPEAVCTDRRSGMLGLYLASPLNRDTYLAAKFAAVAAVLGTMTLGPPLLMLIAYTLADAGPNGVTGWLIELGRILASGTAVAVFWTALSLAMSSLTSRRALASVGIFVGLLASSAVGDGLAQGAELGDSYALFNLIGLPFEAVFRIFGQVDPEGPPLNQVDTWAIYLTLIGLIVAFSVFARWRYQRIEVNG from the coding sequence ATGACCGAGGCCCGCATCCACGATCGGGGATATCTGGCCTACGGCGGGCTACGCCACGGCACTCGGCGGGCCATGATGAACTTGAGCTACCACACCGTGCAGCGGGTGCTGGGCCTGAAGCGGTCCAATTGGCAGAAGGTTCTCCCTGCACTCACTCTGCTGATCGCGTTCATACCCGCCATCGTGTTCATCGGTATCGCCGCCTTCCTCCCTCGAGGCGAAGAACTGGGGCTTGATTCCACCGCCGACTACTACGGGTTCATCACTGGTGCTCTCTTTCTGTTCACGGCATTCGTCGCCCCAGAGGCGGTATGCACCGATCGACGGAGCGGCATGCTGGGGCTGTACTTGGCGTCGCCGCTGAATCGGGACACCTATCTGGCGGCCAAGTTCGCGGCCGTCGCGGCTGTCTTGGGCACGATGACCCTGGGGCCCCCGCTGCTGATGCTGATCGCCTACACGCTGGCTGACGCAGGGCCAAACGGGGTGACCGGATGGCTGATAGAACTTGGCCGAATCTTGGCGTCGGGCACTGCTGTGGCCGTTTTCTGGACTGCACTGTCGCTGGCGATGTCCAGCCTCACCAGCCGGCGTGCTCTGGCCAGCGTGGGCATCTTTGTCGGTCTGCTGGCCAGCTCGGCAGTAGGCGACGGGCTTGCCCAGGGCGCTGAACTGGGCGACTCCTATGCGCTATTCAACTTGATCGGCCTGCCCTTCGAGGCCGTCTTCCGCATTTTTGGACAAGTCGACCCCGAGGGGCCACCTCTCAATCAAGTGGATACTTGGGCGATATACCTGACCCTCATCGGGCTCATCGTTGCCTTCAGTGTCTTCGCCCGCTGGCGCTATCAGCGGATCGAGGTTAACGGATGA